Proteins from a genomic interval of Medicago truncatula cultivar Jemalong A17 chromosome 3, MtrunA17r5.0-ANR, whole genome shotgun sequence:
- the LOC25490457 gene encoding uncharacterized protein isoform X2 — protein sequence MERKEKPKMSVPQFGGWENKSKGVPTDYSMVFNIARENKKNHKTDWSEVKRRLSISNERVATNATNHRHGHGHGHGFGHNHHHHSHADSPVMGRSNALSYMNCCLRP from the exons ATGGAACGAAAGGAG AAGCCTAAGATGTCTGTGCCACAATTTGGAGGGTGGGAAAATAAGTCAAAAGGAGTGCCTACTGACTACTCGATGGTGTTCAACATTGCGCGCGAAAACAAGAAGAATCATAAAACAGACTGGTCGGAAGTCAAGCGTCGTCTCAGCATTAGCAATGAAAGGGTTGCCACCAATGCTACGAATCATCGTCATGGTCATGGGCACGGTCATGGTTTTGGACATAATCACCATCATCATTCTCATGCAGATTCTCCTGTCATG GGGAGAAGTAATGCTTTGAGTTACATGAATTGCTGTCTTAGGCCTTGA
- the LOC25490457 gene encoding uncharacterized protein isoform X1, whose product MERKEQKPKMSVPQFGGWENKSKGVPTDYSMVFNIARENKKNHKTDWSEVKRRLSISNERVATNATNHRHGHGHGHGFGHNHHHHSHADSPVMGRSNALSYMNCCLRP is encoded by the exons ATGGAACGAAAGGAG CAGAAGCCTAAGATGTCTGTGCCACAATTTGGAGGGTGGGAAAATAAGTCAAAAGGAGTGCCTACTGACTACTCGATGGTGTTCAACATTGCGCGCGAAAACAAGAAGAATCATAAAACAGACTGGTCGGAAGTCAAGCGTCGTCTCAGCATTAGCAATGAAAGGGTTGCCACCAATGCTACGAATCATCGTCATGGTCATGGGCACGGTCATGGTTTTGGACATAATCACCATCATCATTCTCATGCAGATTCTCCTGTCATG GGGAGAAGTAATGCTTTGAGTTACATGAATTGCTGTCTTAGGCCTTGA